One genomic region from Arthrobacter sp. YN encodes:
- a CDS encoding YibE/F family protein gives MGHGHSHGHSEGSEPTPQALASRKRANWILAAILVPLGVLTLVAMMVMWPSGSREGITFSSPYQAAPGVTFDTGKIQRVVVESCTQTGQTDTGQPNTGQPNTGQSDPNQGGQAGGSQCTFAFTEPDKGGDVVKVVINPDVAMSHGVDVGDSIRYLNLSAVQGANAGSGAPAYVFVDFVRNIPIAILAIVYAAVVIAVARWRGFRALLGLVGAYFVLVSFILPGLVEGKPPLLLALVGSTVIMIGVLYFAHGFSARTSTALLGTIFGLSITALLAAWATDAANLAGVGNHDASTLVNMSPQISISGIILCGLIISGLGVLNDVTITQSSAVWELYELAPNTTARKLFTSAMRIGRDHIASTVYTIAFAYAGAALPILIIVMLYDRPLDEALTSAELSEEVIRTLVGSIGLVLAIPVTTLIAVLVVKATGVKRLATAGGPSVTADELNDTGALAAAAAVVGSVPQGKQKTQDALDAGPSLDGPGQPARPGSRRAQREAERHGRDETK, from the coding sequence ATGGGCCACGGTCACTCCCACGGACATTCTGAAGGTTCCGAGCCAACACCGCAGGCCCTTGCCTCGCGGAAGAGGGCCAACTGGATTCTGGCGGCCATACTGGTTCCGCTGGGCGTCCTGACGCTCGTGGCCATGATGGTCATGTGGCCTTCCGGAAGCCGGGAGGGAATCACGTTCTCGAGCCCCTACCAGGCTGCCCCGGGCGTTACTTTCGATACCGGGAAAATCCAAAGGGTGGTGGTGGAAAGCTGCACGCAGACTGGCCAAACCGACACGGGACAGCCAAACACCGGACAGCCCAACACCGGGCAATCCGACCCCAACCAGGGCGGGCAGGCCGGCGGTTCGCAGTGCACCTTCGCTTTCACCGAGCCGGACAAGGGCGGGGACGTGGTCAAGGTGGTCATCAACCCTGATGTGGCCATGTCCCATGGCGTGGACGTGGGGGACTCCATTCGGTACCTCAACCTGTCTGCGGTCCAAGGCGCCAACGCGGGCAGCGGGGCTCCGGCCTACGTCTTCGTGGACTTCGTCCGAAACATTCCCATCGCCATCCTGGCCATCGTCTACGCAGCCGTGGTCATTGCTGTGGCCCGTTGGCGCGGCTTCCGGGCGCTCCTTGGGCTGGTGGGTGCCTACTTCGTCCTGGTGAGCTTCATCCTGCCGGGCTTGGTGGAGGGCAAGCCACCGCTGCTGCTGGCGTTGGTGGGGTCCACGGTGATCATGATCGGGGTCCTGTACTTCGCGCACGGATTCTCGGCGCGAACATCCACGGCATTGCTGGGCACCATTTTCGGGCTCAGCATTACGGCGCTGTTGGCGGCCTGGGCTACCGACGCCGCCAACCTGGCGGGCGTGGGAAACCACGATGCCTCCACTCTGGTGAACATGTCACCCCAGATCTCCATCTCCGGGATCATCCTCTGCGGCCTCATCATTTCCGGCCTCGGCGTGCTCAACGACGTCACCATCACCCAGTCATCTGCCGTGTGGGAACTGTATGAACTGGCGCCCAACACCACGGCCCGCAAGCTGTTCACCTCGGCCATGCGGATCGGCCGGGACCACATCGCCTCCACGGTGTACACCATTGCCTTCGCCTACGCTGGCGCCGCCCTGCCGATCCTCATCATCGTGATGCTCTACGATCGCCCGCTCGATGAAGCGCTGACCAGCGCCGAACTGTCCGAGGAAGTCATCCGTACCCTGGTGGGTTCCATCGGGCTCGTCCTTGCCATCCCGGTCACCACGCTGATCGCGGTCCTGGTGGTCAAAGCCACCGGCGTGAAGCGCCTCGCCACTGCGGGCGGGCCGTCAGTGACTGCCGACGAGCTGAACGATACCGGTGCGCTGGCCGCAGCCGCCGCCGTCGTGGGTTCCGTCCCCCAAGGCAAGCAAAAGACGCAGGACGCGCTCGACGCCGGTCCCAGCCTTGACGGTCCCGGCCAGCCGGCGCGTCCGGGGAGCCGCCGCGCCCAGCGGGAAGCGGAGCGGCATGGCAGGGACGAAACGAAGTAG
- the dusB gene encoding tRNA dihydrouridine synthase DusB has protein sequence MTVVATPPAPKLELPPLKLGGITVDTPVILAPMAGITNSAFRRLCREYGGGMYVAEMVTSRALVERTPESLRIISHDEDEKVRSVQLYGVDPVTVGAAVRMLVDEDRADHIDLNFGCPVPKVTRRGGGSALPWKIDLFTSIVQTAVKEASKGGIPLTIKMRKGIDEDHLTYLDAGRIARDAGVAAVALHGRTAAQFYSGQADWSAIARLREALPDIPVLGNGDIWSAEDAVRMVRETGVDGVVVGRGCQGRPWLFGDLQAAFEGSDQRHRPGLREVAEGVYRHAELMVETFGNDEYKALREIRKHMAWYFKGYVVGGELRAKLATVPTLEVLREYLDELDMDSPYPGVDSEGPRGRAGSPKKPALPKDWLVSRQLNAEQSADISAAELDVSGG, from the coding sequence GTGACTGTAGTAGCAACGCCCCCCGCACCAAAGCTCGAGCTCCCGCCCTTGAAGCTCGGCGGGATCACCGTGGACACCCCGGTGATCCTTGCCCCCATGGCGGGCATCACCAACTCGGCCTTCCGCAGGCTCTGCCGTGAATACGGTGGCGGCATGTACGTGGCCGAGATGGTCACTTCCCGTGCCCTGGTGGAACGGACGCCGGAATCGTTGCGCATCATCTCGCACGATGAGGACGAGAAAGTCCGTTCCGTGCAGCTCTACGGTGTGGATCCGGTGACCGTAGGTGCCGCAGTGCGGATGCTCGTAGACGAGGACCGCGCGGATCACATTGACCTGAACTTTGGCTGCCCCGTGCCCAAAGTCACCCGGCGCGGTGGCGGCTCGGCGCTCCCGTGGAAGATCGATCTCTTCACCTCCATTGTGCAGACGGCGGTGAAGGAAGCGTCCAAGGGCGGTATCCCGCTGACCATCAAGATGCGCAAGGGCATCGACGAGGACCACCTGACGTACCTCGACGCCGGCCGCATCGCCCGCGACGCAGGCGTGGCCGCCGTCGCCCTTCATGGACGCACGGCCGCCCAGTTCTATTCCGGGCAGGCCGACTGGTCTGCCATCGCCCGTCTCCGCGAAGCCCTCCCGGATATCCCCGTGCTGGGCAACGGCGACATCTGGTCGGCCGAGGATGCCGTCCGCATGGTGCGGGAGACCGGGGTGGATGGCGTGGTGGTTGGCCGCGGTTGCCAGGGCCGTCCGTGGCTGTTCGGGGACCTGCAGGCAGCTTTTGAAGGCAGCGACCAGCGGCACCGCCCCGGACTCCGTGAAGTCGCCGAGGGCGTTTACCGGCACGCCGAGCTCATGGTGGAGACCTTCGGCAACGACGAATACAAGGCGCTCCGCGAAATCCGCAAGCACATGGCCTGGTACTTCAAGGGCTACGTGGTGGGCGGCGAGCTCCGCGCCAAACTGGCTACGGTCCCCACCCTTGAGGTGCTGCGCGAGTACCTCGATGAACTGGACATGGACTCGCCGTACCCGGGAGTCGATTCCGAGGGACCCCGCGGCCGCGCCGGCTCGCCCAAGAAGCCGGCCTTGCCCAAGGACTGGCTGGTGAGCCGTCAGCTGAACGCTGAACAGAGCGCGGATATCTCGGCTGCGGAGCTGGACGTTTCGGGCGGCTAG
- a CDS encoding deoxyguanosinetriphosphate triphosphohydrolase codes for MGTEAILGHDGTTHDFVLAIPGYAEADSARWVEEPRKSNYRSDFERDRARVLHSSALRRLGAKTQVVAPDTDDFVRTRLTHSLEVAQVGRELGRSLGCDPDVVDTACLSHDLGHPPFGHNGESALNEVAHTIGGFEGNAQTLRLLTRLEPKVLAEDGRPAGLNLTRASLDAASKYPWSAVDAPVIHGHRTSKFGAYEDDLPVFEWLREGAPGNRSCIEAQVMDLADDISYSVHDVEDAIVAGHFQLKWMDNPDHRARVVGYTKQWYLPHNDPAEIDAALARLEATKVWVREADGSRKSMAALKDMTSQLIGRFCQSAMETTRAHFGPANLTRYDAELMVPEDTVTEIAVLKGLATTFVISTDHRQPVYERQREVLHALVGVLNASGDRHLEPMFAADWRDAADDGARLRVVIDQVASLTDVSALAVYERLVGSLPSLW; via the coding sequence ATGGGAACCGAAGCGATACTTGGCCACGACGGGACGACCCACGATTTTGTGCTGGCCATCCCCGGTTACGCCGAGGCAGATTCCGCGCGGTGGGTTGAAGAGCCGCGCAAGAGCAACTATCGCTCCGATTTTGAACGGGACCGCGCCAGGGTCCTGCACTCTTCGGCCCTGCGCAGGCTCGGTGCAAAAACACAGGTGGTTGCCCCGGACACTGATGACTTTGTCCGCACCCGGCTCACGCACAGCCTGGAAGTGGCCCAGGTGGGCCGTGAACTGGGACGTTCCCTTGGCTGCGATCCGGACGTGGTGGACACCGCGTGCCTGAGCCACGACCTCGGCCACCCGCCCTTCGGCCACAACGGCGAGTCCGCGCTGAATGAAGTGGCGCACACCATTGGTGGTTTCGAAGGCAACGCCCAGACATTGCGCCTGCTGACCCGGCTCGAACCCAAAGTGCTCGCCGAGGACGGCCGGCCGGCAGGGCTCAACCTGACCCGCGCCAGCCTTGACGCCGCGTCCAAATACCCGTGGTCCGCCGTCGACGCTCCCGTCATCCATGGCCACCGCACCAGCAAGTTCGGCGCCTACGAGGACGATCTTCCGGTCTTTGAATGGCTGCGCGAGGGCGCCCCCGGGAACCGCTCCTGCATCGAAGCCCAGGTGATGGACCTGGCGGACGACATTTCCTACTCGGTCCACGACGTCGAGGACGCGATCGTAGCCGGTCACTTCCAGCTCAAATGGATGGACAACCCGGACCATCGGGCGCGCGTGGTGGGCTACACCAAACAGTGGTACCTGCCGCACAACGACCCCGCCGAAATCGATGCCGCCCTGGCCCGGCTGGAAGCCACCAAGGTCTGGGTCCGCGAGGCGGATGGCAGCCGTAAATCGATGGCCGCCCTGAAGGATATGACCAGCCAGTTGATCGGCCGGTTCTGCCAAAGCGCCATGGAAACCACGCGGGCCCACTTTGGCCCGGCCAACCTGACCCGCTATGACGCAGAACTCATGGTTCCCGAGGACACCGTCACCGAAATCGCGGTGCTCAAGGGCTTGGCCACCACGTTTGTCATCTCCACAGACCACCGCCAGCCCGTGTACGAGCGCCAGCGCGAAGTGCTGCACGCACTCGTGGGTGTTTTGAACGCCTCCGGCGACCGCCACCTGGAGCCGATGTTCGCCGCGGACTGGCGTGACGCCGCCGACGACGGTGCCCGCTTGCGTGTGGTGATCGACCAGGTCGCATCGCTGACGGACGTCTCCGCGCTGGCCGTCTACGAACGCCTTGTGGGCAGCCTTCCGTCACTCTGGTAA
- the dnaG gene encoding DNA primase — protein MAGLIKREDIDEVRQRTDIKEVVDGYVTLKGAGLGSFKGLCPFHDERSPSFTVRPQVGRYHCFGCGEDGDAISFVQKMDHSSFHEAVEKLAARIGYELRYEDGGTGPSREEVGKRQRLLDAHKIADEFFRAQLLTPGAAEGRNFLDGRGFDRAAAEHFGVGYAPQGWDALLKHLRGRGFTDAELKLTGMFSEGNRGIYDRFRGRLIWPIRDIAGDTIGFGARKLYEDDQGPKYLNTPETTLYKKSQVLYGIDIAKRNIAKERQLVVVEGYTDVMACHLAGVTTAVATCGTAFGTEHIKVARRLLSDDGSGGEVIFTFDGDAAGQKAALRAFEEDQRFTAQTYVAVEPSGADPCDLRQLKGDAAVRDLIGTRKPLFEFAIRATLRRHNLDTVEGRVAALREAAPVVAQIRDSATRPGYTRNLAGWLGMPIEEVSSYVGAAAKRAASGGNASAPAGPGGQSAASAPPSSSPVFQRPDPRDPIAGMERQALEVVLQEPGVLGGGAWERFEASHFATPAYAAVHTAVRAAGLGHAADPVAWVEQVRQEVPEPLRPLVSELAVTPLPASTPEAMQRYCRDILARLFELQITRIKADKMGQLQRLDAGANPEEFQRLNRELMLLEMERRSLRSDG, from the coding sequence GTGGCTGGCCTGATCAAACGTGAAGATATCGACGAAGTACGCCAGCGCACGGATATCAAGGAAGTCGTTGACGGTTACGTCACCCTCAAGGGCGCCGGGCTGGGGAGTTTCAAGGGCCTGTGCCCCTTCCACGACGAACGCTCGCCCTCTTTCACTGTTCGCCCGCAAGTGGGCAGGTACCACTGCTTCGGCTGCGGCGAGGACGGCGATGCCATCTCCTTCGTCCAGAAGATGGACCACAGCTCCTTCCACGAGGCTGTCGAGAAGCTTGCCGCCAGGATCGGCTACGAGCTGCGTTACGAGGACGGCGGCACCGGTCCCAGCCGCGAGGAAGTGGGAAAGCGACAGCGTCTGTTGGACGCCCACAAGATCGCCGACGAGTTCTTCCGCGCCCAGCTGCTGACCCCCGGCGCGGCCGAAGGGCGCAACTTCCTCGATGGCCGCGGTTTCGACCGCGCCGCTGCCGAGCATTTTGGCGTGGGATATGCGCCCCAAGGCTGGGACGCATTGCTGAAGCACCTCCGCGGACGCGGGTTCACGGATGCTGAGTTGAAACTCACAGGGATGTTCTCCGAAGGAAACCGGGGCATCTATGACCGCTTCCGGGGGAGGCTCATCTGGCCCATCCGCGACATCGCCGGGGACACCATCGGATTCGGCGCCCGCAAGCTCTACGAGGACGATCAAGGCCCCAAGTACCTGAACACCCCGGAAACCACACTCTACAAAAAGTCCCAGGTCCTCTACGGGATCGACATCGCCAAGCGGAACATCGCCAAGGAACGGCAACTGGTGGTGGTGGAAGGGTACACGGACGTCATGGCCTGCCACCTGGCAGGAGTCACGACGGCGGTAGCCACCTGCGGTACTGCGTTCGGCACCGAACACATCAAGGTAGCCCGGCGGCTCCTTTCGGACGACGGCAGCGGCGGCGAGGTCATCTTCACCTTCGACGGCGACGCCGCAGGACAGAAGGCCGCCCTGAGGGCCTTCGAGGAAGACCAGCGGTTCACGGCCCAGACGTACGTCGCCGTGGAACCCTCCGGCGCGGATCCCTGCGATCTTCGCCAGCTCAAGGGCGACGCCGCGGTACGCGACCTCATCGGTACCCGGAAGCCCCTCTTTGAGTTCGCCATCCGGGCCACGCTTCGCCGGCACAACCTGGACACGGTGGAAGGCCGCGTGGCGGCACTGCGCGAAGCCGCCCCCGTGGTGGCGCAGATCAGGGATTCCGCCACGAGGCCCGGCTACACGCGCAACCTGGCCGGCTGGCTGGGTATGCCTATCGAGGAAGTCAGCAGCTACGTTGGGGCGGCCGCCAAGCGCGCCGCATCCGGTGGCAATGCGTCTGCTCCGGCCGGCCCAGGCGGGCAATCGGCCGCGTCAGCCCCGCCGTCGAGCAGTCCTGTGTTTCAACGGCCCGATCCCAGGGACCCCATCGCAGGTATGGAACGCCAGGCGCTGGAAGTTGTCCTCCAGGAGCCGGGGGTGCTGGGCGGGGGAGCCTGGGAGCGTTTCGAGGCCTCGCACTTCGCCACCCCTGCGTATGCGGCGGTCCACACGGCCGTGCGGGCTGCCGGACTTGGCCACGCGGCTGATCCTGTGGCGTGGGTGGAGCAGGTACGCCAGGAAGTTCCCGAACCTTTGCGGCCCTTGGTGTCCGAGTTGGCAGTGACACCCTTGCCCGCCAGTACACCGGAGGCCATGCAGCGGTACTGCCGCGACATCCTGGCCCGCCTCTTCGAGCTGCAGATCACCCGTATCAAGGCAGACAAGATGGGCCAGCTGCAACGCCTGGATGCAGGAGCCAATCCGGAAGAATTCCAGCGGCTGAATCGTGAGCTGATGCTGCTGGAAATGGAGCGCCGGTCCTTGCGATCGGACGGCTGA
- a CDS encoding alpha/beta hydrolase, with protein MDDLLKVEISGPVVMTIAGAIGVVFFLVLFLRPSARWALTAIIAVVSAALLGWLTVWIIEDVMDVFHVGLTPRVWFWAISCFAALGLSVVSFRHSRAWRKVVAAVSIPVFVLVAGLGINTEFGLNKTLGSALGISTEGAIQLNKPNPDASIPAGPLWQSWKPPATMPSKGKVGTQVIPATASGFDARPAGIYLPPAALTDNPPRLPLFVLMMGQPGLPDPQYVSAALDEFAAKNNGLAPIAIVADQIGPDENDNLCLDTAKYGNVEKYINEDVVNWAKANLTILPDREHWTIAGYSNGGQCAISFAVKYPKMWGNVVDISGEEFPGAEDPAGNLATIFGGNQADYDAQKPINIMKGKQFPDTTAVFTVGSDDVTYVAAAKAVSAAARSAGMTVTYYEVPNGGHVGLALNDGLTKGFEVLYPRLGLSR; from the coding sequence ATGGACGACCTCCTGAAAGTTGAGATCAGCGGCCCCGTAGTCATGACCATTGCCGGGGCGATCGGCGTCGTGTTCTTCCTGGTGCTTTTCCTCAGGCCGTCCGCCCGGTGGGCGCTGACCGCGATCATTGCCGTTGTGTCCGCTGCGCTGCTGGGGTGGCTGACTGTGTGGATCATCGAGGACGTCATGGACGTCTTCCATGTTGGCCTGACTCCGCGCGTATGGTTCTGGGCCATCTCCTGCTTCGCCGCGCTGGGACTGTCCGTGGTCAGCTTCCGCCACAGCCGTGCGTGGCGGAAAGTGGTGGCTGCAGTCTCCATCCCCGTTTTTGTCCTCGTCGCGGGGCTGGGCATCAACACCGAGTTCGGGCTGAACAAGACCTTGGGCTCGGCCCTGGGGATTTCCACTGAGGGCGCCATTCAGTTGAACAAGCCCAACCCTGATGCGTCCATACCGGCAGGACCACTCTGGCAAAGCTGGAAACCCCCGGCCACCATGCCGTCCAAGGGCAAGGTGGGCACCCAGGTGATACCGGCAACGGCCTCCGGCTTTGACGCCAGGCCCGCCGGCATCTACCTGCCTCCCGCAGCCCTGACGGACAATCCGCCCCGGCTGCCACTGTTCGTCCTCATGATGGGCCAACCCGGCCTTCCCGACCCCCAGTACGTCTCGGCAGCACTGGATGAATTCGCGGCGAAGAACAACGGCCTGGCGCCGATTGCGATCGTGGCTGACCAGATCGGCCCGGATGAGAACGACAACCTCTGTTTGGACACCGCCAAGTACGGCAACGTGGAGAAGTACATCAATGAGGACGTGGTGAACTGGGCCAAAGCCAACCTCACCATCCTCCCGGATCGGGAGCATTGGACCATCGCCGGTTACTCCAACGGCGGCCAGTGCGCCATCTCCTTCGCCGTCAAGTACCCGAAGATGTGGGGCAACGTGGTGGACATCTCCGGTGAAGAGTTCCCGGGAGCCGAAGACCCCGCGGGCAACCTCGCAACCATTTTCGGCGGCAATCAGGCGGACTACGACGCCCAGAAGCCCATCAACATCATGAAAGGCAAGCAATTCCCTGATACGACGGCCGTTTTCACTGTCGGCTCCGACGACGTGACGTATGTGGCCGCCGCAAAAGCTGTCTCCGCCGCGGCGCGGTCGGCCGGCATGACGGTGACCTATTACGAGGTCCCCAACGGCGGTCACGTGGGACTGGCCCTCAACGATGGCCTGACCAAAGGTTTCGAGGTGCTTTACCCCCGGTTGGGACTCTCCCGCTAG